The following coding sequences are from one Coffea arabica cultivar ET-39 chromosome 11e, Coffea Arabica ET-39 HiFi, whole genome shotgun sequence window:
- the LOC140003987 gene encoding probable calcium-binding protein CML16 has protein sequence MAKLQSDQLKQLRDIFIRFDMDRDGSLTQLELAALLRSLGLKPTGNQIHDLLANMDANGNGTIEFEELVEAILPDMNEQILINQEQLLEVFRSFDRDGNGFITAAEFAGQMAKMGHPLTYKELTEMMRNADTNGDGVISFNEFANILGKSASDFLGLTVS, from the coding sequence ATGGCTAAGCTTCAATCAGATCAACTTAAACAGCTGAGGGACATCTTCATTCGCTTTGACATGGACAGGGATGGTAGCCTAACGCAGCTAGAGCTCGCGGCCCTGCTGCGTTCCCTCGGGCTAAAACCAACAGGGAATCAAATTCATGATCTACTGGCCAACATGGATGCCAACGGTAATGGTACGATTGAATTTGAAGAGCTTGTTGAGGCCATTTTGCCAGACATGAACGAGCAGATTTTGATCAATCAAGAACAACTATTGGAGGTCTTTCGATCGTTCGATCGCGATGGCAATGGTTTCATAACTGCAGCTGAATTTGCTGGCCAAATGGCCAAAATGGGACATCCCTTGACTTACAAAGAGCTAACTGAAATGATGCGTAATGCTGATACAAATGGAGATGGGGTCATTAGCTTCAATGAGTTTGCCAACATTTTAGGCAAATCTGCCTCTGATTTTCTTGGTCTAACGGTCTCGTGA
- the LOC113717000 gene encoding uncharacterized protein, giving the protein MEDLNGVAADCVVVSCCCQCLILQIVAFILLKLPLKLLRKTKKYAKRLRNRKRGDEILHKRRKRNDDNCWRVHEGSFRVKMEGFSSSELPEFRCCMDEVEQVLEEFCLRGEFGFGRFWDGEVSRGSFPPCLGNQELDYEVVNYHLSQMFGSFNCRRQSLML; this is encoded by the coding sequence ATGGAGGATCTCAACGGGGTTGCAGCAGATTGCGTTGTGGTATCTTGTTGCTGCCAGTGCTTGATCCTGCAAATTGTTGCCTTCATCTTGCTCAAACTGCCGCTCAAGCTGTTGAGAAAGACGAAAAAATACGCGAAGAGGCTGAGAAATAGGAAGAGAGGAGACGAGATCCTGcataaaagaaggaaaagaaatgatGATAACTGCTGGAGAGTCCATGAAGGTTCATTCAGGGTCAAGATGGAAGGGTTTTCCTCGAGTGAACTGCCTGAATTTCGGTGTTGTATGGATGAAGTTGAGCAGGTTTTGGAGGAGTTTTGCCTTAGGGGTGAGTTTGGCTTTGGAAGATTCTGGGATGGAGAGGTCTCTCGTGGGAGCTTTCCACCATGTTTAGGAAACCAGGAACTTGATTACGAGGTTGTTAATTATCATTTGAGTCAAATGTTTGGATCTTTCAACTGCAGACGACAGTCTTTGATGCTTTAA